ATTCTTTAGTATCTTTCTCATTTCTTCACCAATTTCTTTGAATTCATCTGTAGTTTCAATATTAAGAACTTCTGCAAGTATAACACTGCCATTTATCTTTTCAACTTTATCAATCTTAGACTTCAGTATATTAGTATGTTTTTTAATATTTAGTTTAATAAGCTTTTTATTCTGGAGCCTCTTTTCGTCAAGAAACTTTTCCCTGAATTCATAAAGAGATTTAATGTTATTATCCTGTTGTTCAAGAAGAAGCTTCATGATAGAAGTATCTTTGAAATCAGTTTTTCTGTAACCTTCTTTGAAAGATTTAATACCGGCAATAAAATTAGATGAATACTTCTCGGGTAATTCATTTATTATCTTTTCAATGTCAGATGTTCTATCTTCAAGCAGTTTGACTATACCTTCGCCAGTTCGAGCAAAAATTCTTCTTACGCCAGAAGATATACTTTCCTCTTTTACTATTTTAAAAAGACCTATATCACCTGTATTCTGAACGTGCGTACCACCACAGAATTCAATACTATAATCTTTATCCATAATAACAACTCTTACCCTGCTGCCATATTTCTCACCGAAGAATTTCTTAACTTGTGGAATATTATTGGCATCATCTATTGGAAGGTCATTGAGAGTCTGAACCTGTATATTCTCAGAAATTTTAGAGTTTACCAAATTCTCTATAGATTTAATTTCCTCAGTGCTGACTTTTTGGTAATGAGGAAAATCAAACCTTAGATGTTCTTCTGAAACTAAAGAGCCCATTTGTTTTACGTGAGGACCTAGAACCTGTCTTAGCGCTTCATGAACAAGATGAGTAGCAGAATGATTTCTTTGAATCGATTCCCGTCTTTTGATATCAATAACAGCTGTTACGTTTTTGTTCAGGAGATTCTTATGGTCATAATTTTTGACATATATAAAATGATTGTTCTTACTATCTATAACATCGAGTTCATAGCCATCATTAAATATAATTTTACCTGTATCACTAACTTGTCCTCCTGATTCGGAGTAAAATGGATTGTCTTTAAGTACAAGTACTTCAATATCTGAACCAGCAATTCTTTTCGCCTGCAGTAGCGATGTTTTTATTCCCTTCTCATCAATCTCATAAGGATTGTAAACGGGATTAACGGATTTAAGTTTTTCGTCGAGTTCAAAGAGCTTAGTGTCTGCAATGATAACATCATCTTTTCTTGCAGACCTTGCACGTTCTTTCTGTTTATTCATTTCTTCGTTAAACCTATTTATATTGACCTCAAAACCGTGTTCTCGAGCAATAACCTGAGTAAGGTCGAGAGGGAAACCGTAAGTATCGTACAATTTAAATGCGACTTCACCCGGAAACACTTTATCATTATTTCCTTTAATCAGTTCATAGACCTCTTTGAAATGTTCAATACCCTTATCAAGAGTAATATTGAAACTGATTTCTTCGCCCATGATAACATTTTTAATGTATTCACTTTTTTCAATTATTTCAGGGAAAGTATCTCCAAAGACTTCAATAACAGCATCAACGAGACGGTACATGAAAGGTTCACTGAATTCGAGTTTACGTGCAAGACGTAATGCACGTCTAAGTATTCTTCTCAGAACATAGCCTCTGCCTTCGTTGGAGGGCATTGCTCCATCACTTATAGCGAAAATCAAAGCTCGAATGTGGTCAGCAATGGCATTCATTACAGAGATTAATTCACCTTCATATTTTTTACTTGTTATACTACAGATGCTATTAATAATTGGAATGAATAAATCGGTATCGTAATTTGATTTTTTACCGTTCAATGCTCTAACGATTCTTTCAAGTCCCATACCTGTATCGACATGCTTATGAGGTAAAGCGTGAAGATCACCGTGCTGATCACGGTTGTACTGAATAAAAACAAGGTTCCAGATTTCAATTACGTCTTCGAGGCCAGCATTAATATCTTCGGATTTGCATCCATTTTCAGTAAGATCGATATGAATTTCAGAACAAGGACCGCAAGGACCAGTTTCTCCCATTTCCCAAAAGTTATCTATTTCATCAAACTTTAAAATATGTTTGGGATCAATATCTGTTTCTGTTTTCCAGTATTCAAAAGCTTCATCGTCAGTTTTGTAAACAGAAGCCCAAAGTTTTTCCTTTGGAAGCTTCCAAACTTCGGTAAGAAGCTGCCAAGCCCATTTTATAGCATCCTTTTTGTAATAATCTCCAAATGACCAGTTACCAAGCATTTCAAAGAAAGTATGGTGGTAACCGTCCATACCTACTTCCTCAAGGTCATTATGTTTACCACCTGCCCTTATACATTTTTGAGTATTAACCGCACGGGAATACTCGCGTGCACCAATGCCGAGAAATACATCTTTAAACTGATTCATACCAGCGTTTGTAAAAAGTAAAGTCGGGTCTTCAAATGGAACAACAGGTGCCGATTGTACAGCTGTATGTCCACGATCTTTAAAGAATTTTATGAATGAGTTTCTTATCTCTTTTGACGTCATTATATCTATGATATTTGCAAATTTAACTTTAACATTAAAGATAATTTAAACGGGAACCATTATAAATGCAAATAGTGAAGAAAAATAGAATGTAAAAAGCAACACCCTAAATGTTGAGGGTGTTGCTTGAAACTAATATCAGAATATTATTCTAATGCCAGTATCAACGACGAAAACCTTCATATCCTGATTGAATGTATCAGTGTTTTCTGTTTTAACTCCATTTATGATTGTAGTTGTCTTTACGTTTTCGAATTTAGGAGTAGCACCAACTAGTCCGATTGATGAAATCCAGAAAATGTTTTTAGACAGGGGATAAGCTCCGCTGAGTGAAATCATGTAAGTGAGAGCTGTTGTAGACTTCTCATCCTGAATGTATGAATTGCTTCCGCTTGTTAGTTCAACTTTCGGTGATGTAGTACTCATAATACCGGAGTATGCTTTGAATCCAACAATCAGACTTTTTGATGCCGGGTAAGAATATTCAAGTCCAATCAGACCTCCAAAAATATTCCAACTTTTTGAATCTGCAGTCCAAGCATTACCAGTCTGGCTACTCAGCAGCTGATTGAGATTAGCAAGATCTGTACCGTTCGAATTAAAAAATCCCATAACATTAATTCCAAGCACGTCAACGAGTTTATAACCTACGACAGCTTCTGCTTTAAAGCCCAGCTTTGCGAAACCGGAATTTTTGTTGAGAGCATCTGTTTTTCCCAGATCACCGTAAGGAAAACTGGGACC
The window above is part of the Ignavibacteria bacterium genome. Proteins encoded here:
- the alaS gene encoding alanine--tRNA ligase, whose protein sequence is MTSKEIRNSFIKFFKDRGHTAVQSAPVVPFEDPTLLFTNAGMNQFKDVFLGIGAREYSRAVNTQKCIRAGGKHNDLEEVGMDGYHHTFFEMLGNWSFGDYYKKDAIKWAWQLLTEVWKLPKEKLWASVYKTDDEAFEYWKTETDIDPKHILKFDEIDNFWEMGETGPCGPCSEIHIDLTENGCKSEDINAGLEDVIEIWNLVFIQYNRDQHGDLHALPHKHVDTGMGLERIVRALNGKKSNYDTDLFIPIINSICSITSKKYEGELISVMNAIADHIRALIFAISDGAMPSNEGRGYVLRRILRRALRLARKLEFSEPFMYRLVDAVIEVFGDTFPEIIEKSEYIKNVIMGEEISFNITLDKGIEHFKEVYELIKGNNDKVFPGEVAFKLYDTYGFPLDLTQVIAREHGFEVNINRFNEEMNKQKERARSARKDDVIIADTKLFELDEKLKSVNPVYNPYEIDEKGIKTSLLQAKRIAGSDIEVLVLKDNPFYSESGGQVSDTGKIIFNDGYELDVIDSKNNHFIYVKNYDHKNLLNKNVTAVIDIKRRESIQRNHSATHLVHEALRQVLGPHVKQMGSLVSEEHLRFDFPHYQKVSTEEIKSIENLVNSKISENIQVQTLNDLPIDDANNIPQVKKFFGEKYGSRVRVVIMDKDYSIEFCGGTHVQNTGDIGLFKIVKEESISSGVRRIFARTGEGIVKLLEDRTSDIEKIINELPEKYSSNFIAGIKSFKEGYRKTDFKDTSIMKLLLEQQDNNIKSLYEFREKFLDEKRLQNKKLIKLNIKKHTNILKSKIDKVEKINGSVILAEVLNIETTDEFKEIGEEMRKILKNGIILVASVIDNKISLVCAVSDNLIKDKGFSAGKFISEIAKQLGGGGGGRPQLATAGAKDVSKLNEVLNSFINNIKSKL